In Acipenser ruthenus chromosome 6, fAciRut3.2 maternal haplotype, whole genome shotgun sequence, the following proteins share a genomic window:
- the LOC117411167 gene encoding elongation of very long chain fatty acids protein 4-like isoform X1: MRSVPPFSGLNWNNQGGVNIMEIVTHFINDTIQFYTWGLTIADKRVEKWPLMQSPLPTLAISSLYLLFVWLGPKYMQNREPFQLRSTLIIYNFGMVILNLFIFKELFLAARAAGYSYICQPVSYSEDVNEVRIAGALWWYYVSKGIEYLDTVFFILRKKFNQVSFLHVYHHCTMFTLWWIGIKWVAGGQSFFGAHMNASIHIIMYLYYGLAAFGPQIQKYLWWKKYLTIIQMIQFHVTIGHTALSLYIDCHFPKWMHWALIAYAVTFIVLFANFYYQTYRYPRKETSSKAGKMAVNGAVSVTNGVSKPESKLVENGRKKKKGKAKRE, from the exons ATGCGCAGTGTTCCTCCCTTCTCTG gtCTTAACTGGAATAACCAAGGAGGAGTTAACATCATGGAGATCGTTACTCATTTCATTAATGATACAATTCAGTTCTACACATGGGGCCTTACCATAGCAG ACAAGCGGGTGGAGAAGTGGCCCCTAATGCAGTCCCCTCTACCCACACTAGCAATAAGCTCTCTATACCTTCTCTTCGTCTGGCTGGGTCCAAAGTATATGCAGAACAGGGAGCCATTCCAGCTGCGCTCCACGCTCATCATCTATAACTTTGGGATGGTGATACTTAATTTATTCATCTTTAAAGAG ctcTTTCTTGCTGCAAGAGCAGCTGGATACAGCTACATTTGCCAGCCAGTGAGTTACTCTGAAGATGTTAATGAAGTTAGG ATAGCGGGTGCCCTGTGGTGGTACTATGTCTCAAAGGGAATTGAGTATTTGGACACTGTGTTTTTCATCCTGCGAAAGAAATTTAACCAGGTCAGCTTCCTCCACGTCTATCACCATTGCACAATGTTCACTCTCTGGTGGATTGGAATCAAGTGGGTGGCTGGAGGACAAT CTTTCTTTGGAGCCCACATGAATGCTTCTATCCACATCATCATGTATTTATACTATGGACTGGCAGCATTTGGCCCACAAATCCAGAAATACCTATGGTGGAAGAAATACCTAACTATAATACAAATG ATTCAATTCCACGTCACCATTGGCCACACAGCCCTGTCTCTCTACATAGACTGCCATTTCCCCAAGTGGATGCACTGGGCCCTGATTGCCTACGCTGTCACCTTCATTGTCCTATTCGCTAACTTCTACTACCAGACCTACCGGTACCCAAGGAAGGAGACGTCCTCCAAAGCAGGAAAGATGGCTGTGAATGGGGCCGTGTCCGTGACAAACGGGGTGAGCAAGCCAGAGAGCAAACTGGTGGAGAATGGGAGGAAGAAGAAAAAGGGAAAAGCAAAGCGGGAATGA
- the LOC117411167 gene encoding elongation of very long chain fatty acids protein 4-like isoform X2, whose product MEIVTHFINDTIQFYTWGLTIADKRVEKWPLMQSPLPTLAISSLYLLFVWLGPKYMQNREPFQLRSTLIIYNFGMVILNLFIFKELFLAARAAGYSYICQPVSYSEDVNEVRIAGALWWYYVSKGIEYLDTVFFILRKKFNQVSFLHVYHHCTMFTLWWIGIKWVAGGQSFFGAHMNASIHIIMYLYYGLAAFGPQIQKYLWWKKYLTIIQMIQFHVTIGHTALSLYIDCHFPKWMHWALIAYAVTFIVLFANFYYQTYRYPRKETSSKAGKMAVNGAVSVTNGVSKPESKLVENGRKKKKGKAKRE is encoded by the exons ATGGAGATCGTTACTCATTTCATTAATGATACAATTCAGTTCTACACATGGGGCCTTACCATAGCAG ACAAGCGGGTGGAGAAGTGGCCCCTAATGCAGTCCCCTCTACCCACACTAGCAATAAGCTCTCTATACCTTCTCTTCGTCTGGCTGGGTCCAAAGTATATGCAGAACAGGGAGCCATTCCAGCTGCGCTCCACGCTCATCATCTATAACTTTGGGATGGTGATACTTAATTTATTCATCTTTAAAGAG ctcTTTCTTGCTGCAAGAGCAGCTGGATACAGCTACATTTGCCAGCCAGTGAGTTACTCTGAAGATGTTAATGAAGTTAGG ATAGCGGGTGCCCTGTGGTGGTACTATGTCTCAAAGGGAATTGAGTATTTGGACACTGTGTTTTTCATCCTGCGAAAGAAATTTAACCAGGTCAGCTTCCTCCACGTCTATCACCATTGCACAATGTTCACTCTCTGGTGGATTGGAATCAAGTGGGTGGCTGGAGGACAAT CTTTCTTTGGAGCCCACATGAATGCTTCTATCCACATCATCATGTATTTATACTATGGACTGGCAGCATTTGGCCCACAAATCCAGAAATACCTATGGTGGAAGAAATACCTAACTATAATACAAATG ATTCAATTCCACGTCACCATTGGCCACACAGCCCTGTCTCTCTACATAGACTGCCATTTCCCCAAGTGGATGCACTGGGCCCTGATTGCCTACGCTGTCACCTTCATTGTCCTATTCGCTAACTTCTACTACCAGACCTACCGGTACCCAAGGAAGGAGACGTCCTCCAAAGCAGGAAAGATGGCTGTGAATGGGGCCGTGTCCGTGACAAACGGGGTGAGCAAGCCAGAGAGCAAACTGGTGGAGAATGGGAGGAAGAAGAAAAAGGGAAAAGCAAAGCGGGAATGA